One segment of Niabella beijingensis DNA contains the following:
- a CDS encoding glycosyltransferase, protein MIRKKRVLYFMPDPPLRKDHGCRTRALQFLEYFDSRSDFFEVDFMSIKEIAGWNDQDDRAFKQRFPNFGLYVGTTEMHQRKKKSRKAFRWKPMDLFRSKKQLNEAPAIADLTNAYLQSQFDGILQQHTYDIIIISYVTWANLVRNNPYLKGARLIIDTHDFMTVQFKEQEGFRLGAAFEREMELLSLFDEIWSISMDEYYLFSQFLKAKHRFVPVMFSNTNESSGVVRGKRKYDLIYVASDNPNNQRSANWFFEQVYPLLPKELTICVIGLISKHFPDYPNVEKHLFVEELHGYYNDANISICPMLGGTGIKVKVVEAMSYGLPVVCNLRGLDGIPLKFDNGCIRADIPREFAEQIIKLMKDNQYRDIVANQAKTVFGRFFTLSKGYETLDAIFELSAETNAPIKSIMRALPKQMLKEASYVG, encoded by the coding sequence ATGATTCGTAAGAAAAGGGTCCTCTATTTTATGCCTGATCCGCCATTGAGAAAAGATCACGGATGTCGGACGCGGGCACTCCAGTTTCTGGAATATTTTGACAGCCGGTCTGATTTCTTTGAGGTGGATTTTATGAGTATAAAAGAGATTGCAGGCTGGAATGATCAGGATGACCGAGCGTTTAAACAACGATTTCCGAATTTTGGTTTATACGTTGGAACAACCGAGATGCATCAACGGAAGAAGAAATCCCGGAAGGCATTCAGATGGAAACCAATGGATCTTTTTCGAAGCAAAAAGCAATTAAATGAAGCCCCCGCGATAGCCGATCTTACCAACGCTTATTTGCAAAGTCAGTTTGACGGGATATTACAGCAGCATACTTATGATATCATTATTATCAGTTATGTTACATGGGCCAATCTTGTTCGAAACAATCCGTATCTGAAGGGTGCGAGACTGATCATTGATACGCATGATTTCATGACTGTTCAATTTAAAGAACAGGAAGGCTTCAGACTTGGTGCCGCATTTGAACGCGAAATGGAACTGTTGTCCCTGTTTGATGAAATATGGTCGATCTCTATGGACGAATATTATCTGTTCAGCCAGTTTTTGAAAGCAAAGCACCGGTTTGTTCCAGTAATGTTCAGCAATACCAATGAATCCAGTGGCGTTGTCCGGGGCAAGCGGAAATATGATCTTATTTACGTGGCAAGTGATAACCCCAATAATCAGCGGTCGGCCAATTGGTTTTTTGAACAGGTCTATCCGTTGCTGCCTAAAGAACTGACGATTTGTGTTATCGGACTTATCTCAAAGCATTTTCCGGACTATCCGAATGTAGAAAAGCATTTGTTCGTGGAAGAGCTGCACGGTTATTATAATGATGCCAATATTTCCATTTGCCCTATGCTCGGCGGAACCGGAATAAAAGTAAAAGTGGTGGAAGCTATGTCCTATGGCTTGCCGGTAGTGTGTAATCTCAGGGGACTGGACGGTATTCCGCTGAAGTTTGATAACGGATGTATAAGAGCGGATATTCCCAGGGAATTTGCAGAGCAAATCATTAAACTGATGAAAGACAATCAATACAGGGACATCGTCGCCAATCAGGCTAAGACGGTTTTTGGCCGGTTTTTTACCCTGAGCAAGGGATATGAAACGCTGGATGCCATCTTCGAGTTGTCGGCAGAGACGAATGCTCCTATAAAAAGCATTATGCGTGCGTTGCCCAAACAAATGCTGAAAGAAGCTTCCTATGTTGGTTAG
- a CDS encoding glycoside hydrolase family 99-like domain-containing protein, which translates to MNQQRDSQEIKCLAFYLPQYHPIPENDKWWGKGFTEWTNVTKAKPLFKGHRQPVFPADLGYYDLRKPEVREAQAKMAKKYGVYGFIYYHYWFGNGKQLLEQPLNEVVASGKPDLPFCICWANQTWSGIWHGAPDKVLIKQEYPGDEDIVMHFDYLIKLFEDPRYIRVNDRPLFMIYDGIELPDSKVYTDKLRAEALRRGLKGLYILASNINADHWDFRQAGFDGKVSYAFNKAQYRLMGKSRKRLHKKLGRFLRRAFGDRSYRGVTCVDQRRIVKRVMFEDQPGDIYPMVLPNWDNTPRSGHNGVVIRNATPELFGAQIRKAVEYINNREMSDRFLILKSWNEWAEGNYVEPDTHNGYGYLAVLKKYLTG; encoded by the coding sequence ATGAATCAACAGCGCGATAGTCAGGAGATCAAATGCCTGGCCTTTTATCTCCCCCAATATCATCCTATTCCTGAAAATGATAAATGGTGGGGGAAAGGGTTTACAGAATGGACAAATGTGACCAAAGCAAAACCGCTGTTTAAAGGGCACCGGCAGCCGGTATTTCCGGCGGACCTTGGTTATTATGACCTGCGGAAGCCTGAAGTAAGGGAGGCACAGGCAAAAATGGCAAAGAAGTATGGTGTATATGGATTTATTTATTACCATTACTGGTTCGGGAACGGGAAGCAGCTTTTGGAGCAGCCGTTGAATGAAGTGGTGGCTTCCGGAAAACCGGATCTTCCGTTTTGCATCTGCTGGGCCAATCAAACCTGGAGTGGTATCTGGCATGGGGCGCCTGATAAGGTATTGATCAAACAGGAATACCCCGGTGATGAAGACATTGTAATGCATTTTGATTACCTGATAAAGCTTTTTGAAGACCCGCGGTACATACGGGTAAATGATCGTCCGTTGTTTATGATCTATGATGGTATCGAGCTGCCCGATAGCAAGGTGTATACCGATAAATTACGGGCAGAAGCCTTAAGAAGGGGATTGAAGGGGCTGTATATACTGGCATCGAATATCAATGCGGACCATTGGGATTTTAGACAGGCCGGATTTGATGGAAAGGTTTCTTATGCATTTAATAAGGCACAATACCGGTTGATGGGAAAATCAAGAAAACGGCTTCATAAAAAACTGGGTCGGTTTCTGCGAAGGGCATTCGGGGATCGTTCCTACCGGGGAGTGACCTGCGTTGATCAGCGTCGTATTGTAAAACGAGTTATGTTTGAAGACCAGCCGGGGGATATCTACCCCATGGTATTGCCCAACTGGGACAATACCCCGCGGAGCGGACATAACGGGGTGGTGATCCGGAATGCGACCCCGGAATTATTTGGCGCACAGATCCGCAAAGCGGTTGAATATATAAATAACAGGGAAATGAGCGACCGGTTTCTTATCTTAAAGTCCTGGAATGAATGGGCGGAAGGGAATTATGTGGAACCGGATACGCATAATGGATACGGTTATCTGGCGGTACTAAAAAAGTATCTTACCGGATAA
- a CDS encoding glycosyltransferase family 4 protein, producing the protein MNIQTKPNVAVITFLCPFPVSDGGRFGVFGQINDLRKFYNVTLVFKVAITEKPHVEALQAMWPEVEILPVYSNDVMANHASKKQISFLKKISRLVKKVKKRKKARRSHHQGISNPHRHYPFLPVDRQMIDFLEALFQKQTFDIVQVEYSDLLPLIHSLPHGAKTVFFQHENRYLILQDYFKLYNDKSLYASHVIDTVKFTELNLMNLYDRVLVLNQNDFAQLQEGVHEAKLRVWPTAVPDMFYAASVNRQPPEKAEKIVFLGSQGHPPNEDALKWFIEGMYPAVLKQTGMLLYVTGVWEESFKNNYPEVIFTGFLQDLTDLLHGAVLISPIRLGGGGIRIKILQSMAVGVPVITTLLACDGMEGIKHGENIFVAEQEAGFIEILQDLAAKEGLYASVSEHAKKFIQDHYSEGVTSLIRQKVYNELLAETPGHRSDQGK; encoded by the coding sequence ATGAACATTCAAACCAAACCAAATGTTGCTGTTATCACCTTTCTTTGCCCCTTCCCCGTTTCGGATGGCGGGCGGTTCGGTGTTTTTGGTCAAATTAATGATCTGAGAAAATTTTACAATGTAACATTGGTCTTTAAGGTTGCGATAACCGAAAAGCCGCATGTAGAGGCGTTGCAGGCAATGTGGCCGGAGGTAGAGATCCTGCCGGTCTATAGCAACGATGTTATGGCCAATCATGCATCAAAAAAACAAATATCCTTTTTAAAGAAAATATCCCGGCTCGTAAAGAAAGTTAAAAAACGGAAAAAGGCAAGAAGGTCACATCATCAGGGGATTTCAAATCCGCACCGCCATTATCCCTTTTTACCTGTTGACCGGCAAATGATTGATTTTCTTGAAGCGCTGTTTCAGAAGCAAACATTTGATATTGTTCAGGTAGAATACAGCGATTTGCTCCCCTTGATCCATTCCCTGCCGCACGGTGCAAAGACGGTATTTTTCCAGCATGAAAACCGGTATTTGATCTTACAGGATTACTTTAAACTTTACAATGATAAAAGCCTCTATGCCTCACATGTTATCGATACTGTAAAATTCACAGAGTTGAACCTGATGAATCTTTATGACCGGGTGCTGGTGTTGAATCAGAATGATTTTGCACAGTTACAGGAAGGTGTTCATGAAGCAAAACTGAGGGTATGGCCTACTGCAGTTCCCGATATGTTTTATGCGGCCTCGGTAAACCGGCAGCCACCGGAAAAAGCGGAAAAAATAGTGTTTTTAGGCTCTCAGGGACACCCGCCGAACGAGGATGCATTGAAATGGTTTATTGAGGGAATGTATCCGGCAGTCCTAAAACAAACAGGGATGTTGCTGTATGTTACAGGAGTATGGGAGGAGTCGTTTAAGAACAACTATCCGGAAGTTATTTTTACCGGATTTCTTCAGGACCTGACGGACTTATTGCATGGTGCGGTACTTATTTCCCCGATACGCCTGGGAGGTGGGGGGATCCGTATAAAGATTCTTCAGTCGATGGCAGTGGGAGTACCGGTTATCACCACGCTGCTGGCATGTGACGGGATGGAGGGGATTAAACATGGGGAGAATATTTTTGTTGCAGAACAAGAGGCCGGTTTTATTGAGATCTTACAGGATCTGGCCGCTAAGGAGGGACTGTATGCTTCGGTGTCGGAGCATGCAAAGAAATTTATTCAGGATCATTACAGTGAGGGGGTAACATCACTGATACGGCAAAAAGTATACAATGAATTATTGGCCGAAACCCCTGGTCATCGCAGCGATCAGGGGAAATGA
- a CDS encoding glycosyltransferase, whose translation MSSKKFTRRIDQLNYTTCYRLVQKYHQWKEGAKKRLVDKKLLKLLFKRAFCLFILIFRFNKYPHKIQYRGKLKNFIKQLAGFYVFKKADIPVRLDHYPPLIFPSFHVPAVTIIIAVFNKWEFTYCCLKSILANTTGIPYKIIVVDDCSTDETAAGLKACENITVVRNEQNMGFLRSCNRAAALADTKFICFLNNDTLVVEKWLYHMIAVFDLQQDTGIVGAKLVYPDGLLQEAGGLVTASGKPANFGRDTDPSLYRYNYLRETDYCSGACIIIQRDDFAELNGFDEQYAPAYYEDTELCFAVRYKLNKKVFYQPMAEVVHFEGVSSGKRPEEGNVKSYQVVNATTFESRWAAFFNRFSDSDRFEDQVDKFSAHKKKLLFIDGTIPYYDKDSGSRRMFELIKIFLSLDVEVYFMPEADDIAAPYRAELITMGVRLIYEHPAKEKRALLNELLPGLDYAWICRPHLNEKYATLVKQFPNIYWIYDTVDLHYLRLERSLQYEPAQGIDQTTIATIKKQELDFAKNADLTIVVTPAEAGVLEKEGAGTVKVIPNIHRIMDLESAPVFEEREGLCFIGSYEHRPNVDAVLWLVREIMPLVWRQLPEIRLNLLGSNPPPEVLALSGPLVQVPGYLQDVSAYFYNSRLFVAPLRYGAGMKGKIGQAMEFGLPVITTAIGVEGMELLNGEDVLLAETRESFADAILRLYRDKGQWQQISKKSQASVRRYAPENVRELVKEIIVFK comes from the coding sequence ATGAGTTCAAAAAAATTTACCCGTAGAATAGACCAGTTGAATTATACCACCTGCTACCGGCTGGTACAAAAATACCATCAGTGGAAAGAAGGGGCAAAAAAACGACTGGTGGACAAGAAATTATTGAAACTGCTTTTCAAGCGCGCGTTCTGTTTATTTATACTGATCTTCCGGTTTAATAAATACCCGCACAAGATCCAATATAGAGGAAAGCTGAAAAATTTTATAAAGCAACTGGCAGGGTTCTATGTTTTTAAGAAAGCAGATATTCCTGTCCGGCTTGATCATTATCCTCCGCTTATTTTCCCTTCGTTTCATGTACCTGCTGTTACAATTATCATTGCGGTTTTTAATAAATGGGAATTTACTTATTGTTGCCTGAAATCGATTCTGGCCAATACCACCGGTATTCCCTATAAAATTATTGTTGTTGATGATTGCTCTACGGATGAAACCGCCGCCGGTCTTAAGGCCTGTGAAAACATTACGGTGGTACGGAACGAGCAGAATATGGGATTTCTCCGGTCCTGCAACAGGGCTGCAGCGCTGGCGGATACAAAATTTATCTGCTTTTTAAACAATGATACACTGGTTGTTGAAAAATGGTTGTATCATATGATAGCGGTATTTGATCTTCAGCAGGATACGGGTATTGTGGGGGCCAAATTGGTTTACCCCGACGGACTGTTGCAGGAGGCAGGCGGGTTGGTTACTGCCTCCGGAAAGCCCGCTAATTTTGGCCGGGATACCGACCCTTCCCTGTACCGGTACAACTATCTCCGGGAGACCGATTATTGTTCCGGAGCCTGCATCATTATCCAGCGGGATGACTTTGCTGAATTGAACGGATTTGATGAGCAATATGCGCCGGCTTATTATGAGGATACGGAATTGTGTTTTGCCGTTCGCTATAAACTGAATAAAAAGGTGTTTTATCAGCCCATGGCCGAAGTGGTGCATTTTGAAGGTGTCAGTTCCGGGAAACGTCCGGAAGAAGGGAATGTAAAATCCTATCAGGTGGTCAATGCAACGACATTTGAGAGCCGGTGGGCGGCTTTTTTCAACCGTTTTTCTGATAGCGATCGTTTTGAAGACCAGGTGGATAAATTTTCAGCACATAAAAAGAAGCTGCTTTTTATTGACGGGACCATTCCGTATTATGATAAGGACTCCGGCTCCAGGAGGATGTTTGAACTGATAAAGATTTTTCTTTCGTTGGATGTTGAAGTGTATTTTATGCCGGAAGCGGATGACATTGCAGCACCTTACCGGGCGGAGCTGATAACAATGGGGGTTCGGTTGATCTATGAGCATCCTGCAAAGGAGAAGCGGGCACTTCTGAATGAGCTCTTGCCGGGATTGGATTATGCGTGGATCTGCCGGCCGCATTTAAATGAAAAATATGCGACCCTGGTAAAACAATTCCCCAATATCTACTGGATCTACGATACCGTGGATCTGCATTATTTACGGCTGGAACGCTCGTTGCAGTATGAACCGGCCCAGGGTATTGATCAGACAACGATTGCGACCATCAAAAAACAGGAGCTTGATTTTGCAAAGAACGCCGACCTCACGATTGTGGTAACGCCGGCCGAGGCTGGTGTTTTAGAAAAAGAAGGTGCCGGAACTGTCAAAGTGATTCCCAATATACATCGTATAATGGACCTGGAAAGCGCTCCTGTATTTGAAGAACGGGAAGGACTGTGTTTTATCGGTAGTTATGAGCACCGGCCTAATGTGGATGCCGTATTGTGGCTGGTCCGGGAAATCATGCCCCTTGTATGGCGGCAGCTGCCTGAAATAAGGCTGAACCTGCTTGGCAGCAACCCTCCCCCCGAGGTATTGGCCCTGAGTGGTCCGCTGGTACAGGTGCCGGGCTATTTACAGGATGTTTCCGCTTATTTTTATAACAGCAGGCTGTTTGTGGCGCCCTTACGCTATGGCGCGGGGATGAAGGGGAAAATAGGCCAGGCCATGGAATTCGGGCTGCCGGTTATTACAACCGCTATCGGTGTAGAGGGGATGGAGCTGTTGAACGGCGAGGATGTGTTGCTGGCAGAAACCAGGGAATCCTTTGCGGACGCGATTCTCCGGCTGTATCGTGATAAAGGGCAATGGCAACAGATCTCAAAAAAATCCCAGGCTTCTGTACGACGTTATGCGCCAGAAAACGTTCGTGAATTGGTTAAAGAAATCATTGTATTTAAGTAA
- a CDS encoding M57 family metalloprotease, which translates to MKKLSLLTLLLCVLTFSCKKSDKILNEDQQNKVEKEDHSVYQFIKKLGYSDSEIKDLGSEYLVDGDILFAKNELPNFSIFQQSPKTKQYGTSYYVGYNIQPNITVRIDPSMSAYASEINGAIDMWNNVTNSRINLTLTSSTSQDILITNSNLGSGICGAGYFPVDGRPGGLIRINISQIAGNSFAQRQRTIAHELGHTIGFRHTNWQASGEPIGGQLPDNNAYFYAMHLLGTPTGGDANSLMNGGECGIGATSLSSYDILAVQFMYPMNPPIAGSIPVFRYSAGGYPDIRNTDHFFTIDITELGNGSSTYSFEGIGFFAFSSQVSGTVPVYRYRRNQYADHYYTTQSGSVSGYTFESIAFYAYPSAINGALPVYRYYSDSKADHHYTKNTNESQDLTTNYVYEGIAFYAY; encoded by the coding sequence ATGAAAAAGCTTTCTTTACTAACGTTATTATTATGCGTTTTGACGTTTTCTTGTAAAAAATCTGACAAGATTTTAAATGAAGATCAACAAAACAAAGTCGAAAAAGAAGATCACTCTGTATATCAATTCATTAAAAAACTGGGGTATAGCGATTCGGAAATAAAAGATCTCGGAAGTGAATATCTGGTAGATGGTGATATACTTTTTGCCAAAAACGAGTTGCCAAACTTTTCAATTTTTCAGCAAAGTCCCAAAACAAAACAGTACGGAACAAGCTATTATGTCGGCTATAATATACAACCGAATATTACAGTAAGAATAGACCCATCTATGAGTGCATATGCCAGTGAAATTAATGGGGCTATCGATATGTGGAACAATGTTACTAATTCTAGGATTAATTTGACCTTAACCAGTTCAACAAGTCAAGACATCCTTATTACAAATTCTAATCTTGGCTCTGGTATCTGTGGAGCGGGCTACTTCCCGGTAGATGGGCGTCCCGGCGGGTTAATTCGTATTAATATTAGTCAAATTGCTGGAAATTCCTTTGCGCAAAGGCAGCGTACAATAGCACATGAGCTTGGTCATACAATTGGGTTCAGGCATACTAATTGGCAAGCTTCTGGAGAACCTATTGGAGGTCAACTGCCTGATAATAATGCATATTTTTATGCTATGCATTTATTAGGAACTCCAACTGGTGGAGATGCGAACTCGCTAATGAATGGGGGGGAATGCGGAATTGGAGCTACCTCTCTTTCGAGTTATGATATTCTGGCAGTTCAGTTTATGTATCCTATGAATCCTCCCATAGCTGGTTCAATTCCTGTTTTTAGATATTCTGCTGGGGGATATCCAGATATAAGAAATACTGATCACTTTTTTACAATAGATATAACTGAACTAGGAAATGGAAGCAGCACTTACAGTTTTGAAGGAATAGGATTTTTCGCGTTTTCAAGTCAAGTATCAGGTACGGTTCCTGTCTATCGGTATCGTAGAAATCAATATGCAGATCACTATTATACGACTCAGAGTGGTAGTGTTAGCGGATATACTTTTGAAAGTATAGCTTTTTATGCATATCCCTCAGCTATAAATGGAGCCTTGCCTGTTTATAGATATTATAGTGACAGTAAAGCTGATCACCATTACACAAAAAACACTAATGAGTCACAAGACCTTACAACAAATTATGTTTATGAGGGGATTGCTTTTTATGCTTATTGA
- a CDS encoding clostripain-related cysteine peptidase gives MRTHFFKYFRSLVLGLLFFSNCKKERGRDTNEAMVLIYMAANNDLRQDAIDCLNRIESGFSGNNNLLVYIKTTSESSCILKIKHDNTNRIMSDTILQYGSENSSDPQFMKRVIGDARKMSPALEYGLILWSHASSWAPPLGIKVKSFGEDRGVDMDIIEMKNTLPLDFSYIIFDACSMASVEAIYELRNNAKYILASPTEVLSTSYPYEQIIPYLFGGKDELKKVAQRFMSYYRSMKGDYASATVSLIDTEELDLLAQKTKSLLDAKEAKGDFNVNNIQRLDFDTKTRVPAYDFLNFLEQNFNIEDYSSITNQLRKTILFKDNTSGFLGNPINSFSGLSIYLPRVNDIYQNYYSKLAWYQSGGCYNLFSQ, from the coding sequence ATGAGAACGCATTTTTTTAAATATTTCCGGAGCTTAGTTTTAGGGCTATTATTTTTTAGTAATTGCAAAAAAGAAAGAGGGCGAGATACGAATGAAGCGATGGTGCTGATATATATGGCTGCTAATAACGATTTAAGACAAGATGCGATTGATTGTTTGAATCGTATAGAATCAGGATTCTCGGGGAATAATAATCTTTTAGTGTATATCAAGACAACATCAGAAAGCTCTTGTATTTTAAAAATCAAGCACGATAATACAAATAGGATTATGAGTGACACTATTTTGCAGTATGGGAGCGAAAATTCTTCAGATCCCCAATTTATGAAAAGAGTTATCGGTGATGCAAGAAAAATGAGTCCGGCGCTCGAGTACGGGTTGATCCTTTGGTCACATGCCAGTTCTTGGGCGCCTCCATTAGGCATAAAGGTAAAATCATTCGGGGAGGACAGGGGAGTCGATATGGATATTATTGAAATGAAGAATACGTTGCCTTTAGATTTCTCCTATATTATTTTTGATGCCTGCTCAATGGCCAGTGTAGAAGCCATTTATGAATTACGGAACAATGCCAAATATATTTTGGCATCACCAACAGAAGTTCTATCAACTAGTTATCCATATGAACAAATTATCCCATATTTATTTGGAGGGAAAGATGAATTAAAAAAGGTTGCGCAAAGATTCATGAGCTACTATCGCTCTATGAAAGGTGATTATGCCTCGGCTACGGTGTCATTGATTGATACAGAAGAGCTTGATTTACTCGCTCAAAAGACAAAATCATTGTTGGACGCAAAAGAAGCGAAAGGTGATTTTAATGTTAATAATATTCAGCGCTTGGATTTTGATACAAAGACAAGAGTACCTGCCTATGATTTTTTAAATTTTCTGGAACAAAACTTTAATATAGAAGACTATTCTTCTATTACTAATCAGCTAAGGAAAACAATTTTGTTTAAAGACAATACAAGTGGATTCTTAGGTAATCCTATCAATAGTTTTAGCGGTCTTAGTATTTATTTGCCTAGAGTCAATGATATTTATCAAAATTATTATAGCAAGTTAGCTTGGTATCAGAGCGGTGGGTGTTATAATTTATTCAGTCAATAA
- a CDS encoding TylF/MycF/NovP-related O-methyltransferase — translation MERRLVDDYLNEHKFVLEESMQALGRERLFYVPVNLGYVRISSLELIAEEIRKNSVPGAVAELGVYRGDFAKYMNEAFPDKTLYLFDTFEGFSKRDVLIEEANSYSPGTQDFSDTNAGLVLDKMIKPDNCVIKKGYFPDSLEGLEDVFAFVSLDADLYQPIYEGLQYFYPRLSRGGFIFIHDYNNDEYKGVKKAVTDYCNDQNVPFVPICDPWGTAVIAK, via the coding sequence ATGGAGCGAAGACTTGTAGATGACTATTTAAATGAGCATAAGTTTGTTCTTGAAGAATCCATGCAGGCATTGGGCAGGGAACGGCTGTTCTATGTCCCGGTCAATTTGGGATATGTACGTATCAGCTCGCTTGAGCTTATAGCGGAAGAAATCAGAAAAAATAGTGTGCCGGGTGCAGTGGCGGAGCTTGGTGTATATCGCGGGGATTTTGCTAAATACATGAATGAAGCGTTCCCGGATAAAACCCTGTATCTTTTTGATACATTTGAAGGCTTTTCAAAAAGGGATGTTCTTATTGAAGAAGCAAATAGTTACAGTCCGGGCACACAGGATTTTTCGGACACTAACGCCGGACTGGTATTGGATAAAATGATAAAGCCGGATAATTGTGTTATCAAAAAGGGATATTTCCCTGATTCACTTGAGGGGCTTGAAGACGTTTTCGCCTTTGTTTCCCTGGATGCAGATCTGTATCAACCCATTTATGAAGGATTGCAATATTTTTATCCACGGCTGTCCCGGGGGGGATTTATTTTCATTCATGACTATAATAATGACGAATATAAGGGCGTAAAAAAAGCGGTCACAGATTATTGTAATGATCAGAACGTGCCGTTTGTACCTATTTGTGATCCCTGGGGAACTGCGGTGATCGCAAAATAG
- a CDS encoding DUF5672 family protein — MSNKVAVVIPVYKTALRDYEEISLRQCCRILGTHPLVLIKPETLDITTYLPFFENNNLQIESFPDLFFNGIKGYNHLMLSAAFYERFLNYDFILIYQLDAFVFKDELAFWCRQGLDYIGAPWIERHKWKNKLLSFLHYRFNRKAPNSKLPTVLQFYNRVGNGGFSLRRVEKFYNLCKTEQPQIDFYNAHNDSKFFNEDVFWSLEVNRSGKRLCIPGHMKAIRFSIEQQPELAMELMGDTLPFGLHGINVYPDFWRPYIHRAGHPTF, encoded by the coding sequence ATGTCGAATAAAGTTGCAGTAGTAATACCGGTTTACAAAACTGCGTTGAGGGATTATGAAGAAATCAGCCTGCGGCAATGCTGCCGCATCTTGGGCACTCATCCACTGGTCTTAATTAAGCCGGAGACGCTCGACATTACAACATATCTCCCTTTTTTTGAAAACAATAACCTGCAGATTGAATCGTTTCCCGATCTTTTTTTTAACGGTATAAAAGGATATAATCATTTAATGCTATCCGCAGCATTCTATGAGCGGTTCTTGAACTACGATTTTATATTGATTTATCAGCTTGACGCTTTCGTATTTAAAGATGAACTGGCATTCTGGTGCCGGCAGGGACTGGATTATATCGGAGCACCATGGATCGAACGACATAAATGGAAAAACAAATTGCTTTCTTTCCTGCACTACCGATTCAACCGCAAAGCGCCCAATAGTAAATTACCTACGGTATTGCAATTTTACAACCGTGTAGGCAATGGCGGGTTCTCGTTGAGGCGGGTTGAGAAATTTTATAATTTATGCAAGACCGAACAGCCGCAAATAGATTTTTATAATGCCCATAACGACAGCAAGTTTTTTAATGAAGACGTCTTTTGGTCGCTAGAAGTAAACAGGTCCGGAAAAAGATTGTGTATCCCGGGTCACATGAAGGCCATTCGTTTTTCCATTGAACAGCAGCCGGAACTTGCAATGGAACTTATGGGTGATACGCTGCCGTTCGGACTTCATGGAATAAATGTATATCCCGATTTTTGGCGACCTTACATTCACCGGGCGGGACACCCTACATTTTAA